The nucleotide sequence TCCTCTGTCCTCTGCGTTCACCCGTGACCCAGCTTTTCGACCTTCAGCGCACCGGCGCCTTCCACCGCAATGGCGATGGCGGCGTCGCCCTGAGCGGTCCATTCCGCGAGCGCCCAGCCGGGTCCGGTGAGTTGCGGATCGCGGACCGCGTTCACGCACGGGGGGCGTTCCGGGTCCAGTTCCACATCGAAATCCGCGAGGCACCCGACTGTTGCGCCCGCGGCCTTGATTACAGCTTCTTTCGTGGTCCAGCCGCGAAAGAAGCCCGCCTGTCGATTCGGTTCGGGGAGTGCCCGATACGCGACGCCCTCCGCGGACGAAAAGTAGCGCCGAACCAGCCCCTCCGCGTTTTCAACAATCCGCACGCGCTCGACATCGACACCAACGCGGCGCCAACTGACCGCGATGACCGCGATCCCGTCCGTGTGCGTCAGGTTGAAGTGCAGCCCCGATTCCCCGTTCAGCACCGGCTTTCCCGACGGCAGGTACGCGAGCGAGACCGCAGAAGGTGCCACTGCCAGGCACTCACCGAGCAACCCGCGGAGCAACCCGCGCCCGATAGAGAACTGTTCGCGCG is from Gemmata palustris and encodes:
- a CDS encoding 4'-phosphopantetheinyl transferase superfamily protein, yielding MTNAGKLGEMRVLVGACPAALDRVPGEHEVCAWVVDLERPPVPAEELFNRLTPEEQTRALRYKIAKAREQFSIGRGLLRGLLGECLAVAPSAVSLAYLPSGKPVLNGESGLHFNLTHTDGIAVIAVSWRRVGVDVERVRIVENAEGLVRRYFSSAEGVAYRALPEPNRQAGFFRGWTTKEAVIKAAGATVGCLADFDVELDPERPPCVNAVRDPQLTGPGWALAEWTAQGDAAIAIAVEGAGALKVEKLGHG